In Pseudomonadota bacterium, a genomic segment contains:
- a CDS encoding biopolymer transporter ExbD, which translates to MKLFGERHRRRPRLEILPMIDVMLLLLVYYILSTITLGHEHGIPVKLPQAQTGEAATSHQELMITITHDGEFFLGKEKIRQEDLVPSVKAIIARTAGGAQALQETGVVINADLSVQHRLVVSTMDALRALGVTQFAIATDPGDARP; encoded by the coding sequence ATGAAGCTCTTCGGCGAGCGTCATCGGCGTCGGCCACGCCTCGAGATCCTGCCCATGATCGATGTCATGCTGCTGCTGCTCGTCTACTACATCCTCTCGACCATCACCCTCGGCCACGAGCACGGCATCCCGGTGAAGCTTCCCCAGGCACAGACGGGGGAAGCGGCCACGTCGCATCAAGAGCTGATGATCACCATCACCCATGACGGAGAGTTCTTCCTCGGAAAGGAGAAGATCCGTCAGGAGGATCTGGTGCCCTCGGTGAAGGCGATCATCGCGCGCACGGCGGGAGGGGCACAGGCGCTGCAGGAGACGGGCGTGGTCATCAACGCCGATCTGAGTGTGCAGCATCGCCTGGTGGTCTCGACCATGGACGCGCTGCGCGCCCTCGGCGTCACCCAGTTCGCCATCGCCACCGACCCGGGAGACGCACGACCGTGA